A single genomic interval of Picosynechococcus sp. PCC 7003 harbors:
- a CDS encoding VOC family protein has protein sequence MHHASIRTADIHRAIAFYGQLGFAMETQFTTGYTLACWLKGPLGRLELMQIPQPKPAPDAFGDEHYVGYYHLSFDLTEITPDLSTWLADLQQQTPEPITILLQPQQQMIGDRIYEVMFLADADGLPLEFIRYQGTRA, from the coding sequence ATGCACCATGCTTCGATTCGCACTGCAGATATCCACCGGGCGATCGCCTTTTATGGGCAGCTCGGTTTCGCCATGGAAACCCAGTTCACCACAGGATATACCCTCGCCTGTTGGCTCAAAGGCCCCCTCGGACGGCTGGAACTCATGCAAATCCCCCAACCAAAGCCCGCCCCCGATGCCTTTGGCGATGAACATTATGTCGGTTACTATCACCTATCCTTTGACCTGACTGAAATCACCCCAGATTTATCCACTTGGCTCGCTGATTTACAACAACAGACCCCGGAACCGATCACAATTCTTTTGCAACCCCAACAGCAGATGATCGGCGATCGCATTTATGAAGTGATGTTTCTTGCCGATGCCGATGGGCTGCCCCTCGAATTTATCCGGTATCAGGGAACACGGGCCTAA